Proteins from a genomic interval of Nitrosomonas sp.:
- a CDS encoding hemolysin expression modulating protein, which yields MAISITPRPNLGSGAIKFIDGIPFEGIGSAGFTENDLLIIGDDLDNFDLIGGDGHDEIEGGGGNDILKGGAGNGILKGGDGDDDLDGQAGTEKLFGGAGNDILRAGDGYDRLIGGDGNDTFGFYGAGHFEIADFVAGQDRLFFDSEILGIHSFVELVSHITNVTDNGNSGFTVEFIGGAATIELVGININSITPDMIVFNL from the coding sequence ATGGCAATCAGCATAACACCACGTCCCAATCTGGGCTCAGGCGCTATCAAGTTTATTGATGGCATCCCTTTTGAAGGAATCGGCTCCGCCGGGTTTACCGAAAACGATTTACTCATCATTGGTGATGACCTGGATAACTTCGACCTGATTGGTGGTGACGGTCATGATGAAATTGAAGGCGGCGGCGGCAATGATATTCTGAAAGGTGGCGCCGGCAACGGCATACTAAAAGGCGGTGATGGTGACGACGACCTTGATGGCCAGGCAGGAACCGAGAAGCTGTTCGGTGGTGCTGGCAACGATATATTGCGCGCCGGCGATGGCTATGACCGGTTAATCGGCGGTGATGGCAATGACACGTTTGGTTTTTATGGTGCCGGGCATTTTGAAATTGCCGATTTTGTGGCAGGCCAGGATCGCCTGTTCTTTGATTCCGAGATTCTGGGCATCCATTCCTTCGTGGAATTGGTATCCCACATCACCAACGTTACCGATAACGGGAATAGCGGATTTACCGTTGAATTTATTGGGGGTGCGGCGACCATTGAGCTGGTTGGCATCAACATAAACTCGATTACCCCGGATATGATTGTGTTTAATCTTTGA
- a CDS encoding adenylyltransferase/cytidyltransferase family protein produces MTTKLEELLLKTKDLIAAGKFNDADALLDPLKIENPLSQDVARLWCSLAMRTGRAADVPAYAAKIYAHVQGDFHKAHWAHVLGTASFVLLDLSSAQAHFTDASNHLMALARTGKIPPQKEPVKLLQTEENIFVSGKAEQLLWTTCAQLARLDIPAFPFAGTLLGLVRNGCLLDFDKDLDIAVHMESWDGCCAALEQAGWARSPMRIEYANYRDYVHPELGITLDVCGLQARGKQIVGGFALPGYPGEYQRVSIFPKFDLTQRETDYGTVWFPRQPEKILTAFYGDWRTLNPHWDTVVSALNLESFTLLVRCYAYHRLIQRWLVGDLSKAWCYAHQIALKDPDDVLALRSRQWLERALTRLKRKIPAWPKNQRQIRVYTRMVADLFHEGHVNFLQAARALGTYLTVCVVSDERVVENKGKLPVMKQAQRAAVVAACKYTDAVMTETPASVTLEWMQQHGFDIYTFACASEQERQDKRKLCASLPAEMIQELPYTPDISTSDLVMRIQSIARPGS; encoded by the coding sequence ATGACCACGAAGCTTGAAGAATTATTATTGAAAACGAAGGATTTGATCGCCGCCGGTAAGTTTAATGACGCTGATGCACTACTCGATCCGCTGAAAATTGAGAATCCACTGTCGCAGGATGTGGCCCGGCTATGGTGTTCGCTAGCGATGCGTACTGGCCGGGCGGCCGATGTGCCCGCATACGCCGCGAAAATTTACGCGCATGTACAAGGAGATTTTCATAAGGCGCATTGGGCGCACGTGCTGGGGACCGCGAGTTTTGTTTTGCTGGACTTGTCCTCCGCACAGGCGCATTTCACTGATGCATCGAATCACCTGATGGCGCTGGCCAGAACGGGAAAAATCCCGCCACAAAAGGAGCCAGTGAAGCTACTGCAAACCGAGGAAAATATCTTTGTCTCGGGCAAAGCCGAGCAATTACTGTGGACGACGTGCGCGCAACTGGCCAGGCTGGACATTCCGGCATTTCCTTTTGCCGGCACGTTGCTGGGCCTGGTTCGTAACGGCTGCCTGCTGGATTTCGACAAGGATCTCGACATCGCCGTGCACATGGAATCGTGGGATGGCTGTTGCGCCGCATTGGAGCAAGCCGGGTGGGCGCGCTCGCCGATGCGGATTGAATACGCCAATTACCGCGATTACGTGCACCCGGAACTGGGAATTACGCTCGATGTCTGCGGCTTGCAGGCGAGAGGCAAGCAGATCGTGGGCGGTTTCGCGTTGCCCGGCTATCCCGGTGAGTATCAGCGAGTCTCGATTTTCCCCAAATTCGATCTGACGCAACGTGAAACGGACTACGGTACCGTCTGGTTTCCGCGCCAGCCGGAAAAAATTCTCACCGCATTCTACGGCGACTGGCGCACGCTGAATCCTCACTGGGATACCGTAGTATCCGCGCTCAATCTGGAAAGTTTTACCTTGCTGGTGCGCTGCTACGCGTATCACCGGCTGATACAGCGCTGGCTGGTGGGGGACTTATCCAAAGCGTGGTGTTATGCGCATCAGATCGCGTTAAAAGACCCCGATGACGTGCTCGCGCTGCGCAGCCGCCAATGGCTGGAACGCGCGCTTACGCGCTTGAAGCGGAAAATTCCCGCGTGGCCTAAAAATCAACGGCAAATACGCGTGTATACCCGCATGGTGGCCGATCTGTTTCATGAAGGCCATGTAAATTTTCTGCAAGCGGCACGCGCATTGGGAACGTATCTGACGGTATGCGTCGTTTCGGATGAGCGCGTGGTGGAAAACAAAGGCAAGCTGCCGGTCATGAAACAGGCGCAACGCGCTGCCGTTGTCGCCGCGTGCAAATACACCGATGCCGTCATGACGGAAACCCCGGCGAGCGTCACCCTGGAATGGATGCAACAACATGGCTTTGATATTTACACCTTTGCCTGCGCATCAGAACAGGAGCGCCAGGATAAACGCAAATTATGCGCATCATTACCGGCAGAGATGATTCAGGAACTACCCTATACCCCCGACATATCCACGTCCGATCTGGTGATGCGTATTCAGAGCATTGCTCGCCCCGGATCTTGA
- a CDS encoding DUF3570 domain-containing protein, whose translation MSSQSKKKFPDSPLLRTLTSTALVLPGLLTAPAQAQVVNPGNGSGINFQYSRYQEGKRDLYSVKSDLSPIVVDTLHGSGSFFIHDRLKLSFAYTQDTWSGATPVSMVPLASNAGNRSFNRTLKTGEAVSGASPYVNGTVTLDRDLNPIGIDAQGKQVVDPRTVLVLSSASPETRGQGDFGLAYEWDEAALNLSGGLSHERDYDSVYGRASGRFDFNQKLTSVKWGAGYTSSRQSAVLDHDTISYITSLGYADRLEVRDRLVILEGDRRDWTSGLGITQVLGKNSLATLDFGYTHSSGFLENPYKAVTTIFIDPDLISPDPNALLRGDLRALLEQRPDLRNQFGFSSKLVQYIQPLDAAWHINYKFSFDDWGIHSHTFESDWVQPLTSGWTITPRIRYYSQDSANFYTPYMISNQPFIKGTVGEDGEITNTFFDLNKLPKNFSSDHRLSDFGALSGGVTLSKRFARGVALEAGFEYYTRASSLKLGGGGNSGFADFDYYVANAAIKLDMDAIRFNREQHGHHKTADTHADMHRHNLSPLPAGIMFGHMLDKAGDFMLGYRFMYTRQSGGMRHNTHRANDQEIVNGGCSPGLCTFTPAYMDMRMHMLDIMYAPTGWLNLMLMPQFMDMEMNLRELKDRPPPVLGAHEHVGTPHQTGAIGDVIAMSLFRLLDLPDHKLHLGLGVSAPAGNTRLRLRRIAQNEGGLIHFDMQQGSGTWDFLPNLTYTGNATRWYWGAQLSGTKRMERRNDSGYRLGDIFQASAWGGFHLTDWLAATVRGQYRQQGRIQGDFNSFNGRIGPMDFPGNQGGRFWDIGFGINASVPKGKFSGNHFSVEWLQPVSQDFNGFQLNRKGTLNATWSYHF comes from the coding sequence TTGTCCAGTCAATCCAAAAAAAAATTTCCAGACAGTCCCCTTTTACGAACCCTGACATCCACAGCGCTGGTGCTGCCAGGATTATTGACAGCCCCTGCACAGGCGCAGGTAGTCAATCCGGGTAACGGGAGCGGCATCAATTTTCAGTATAGCCGTTATCAGGAAGGCAAACGCGATCTCTATTCCGTTAAAAGTGATTTGAGTCCGATTGTGGTGGATACCCTGCATGGTAGCGGATCATTTTTCATCCATGACCGCTTGAAACTGTCGTTTGCCTATACGCAGGACACCTGGTCGGGCGCTACGCCGGTCAGCATGGTGCCACTGGCTTCCAATGCGGGTAATCGTTCGTTTAATCGCACCCTGAAAACGGGTGAGGCCGTGTCAGGAGCATCCCCTTATGTCAATGGCACTGTAACGCTGGATCGCGATCTCAATCCGATTGGTATCGATGCCCAGGGGAAACAGGTAGTGGATCCGCGAACCGTACTGGTGCTCTCGTCAGCATCTCCGGAAACCCGTGGCCAGGGTGATTTTGGGTTGGCTTATGAATGGGATGAGGCGGCATTGAATCTGAGCGGTGGGCTTTCGCATGAACGGGATTACGATTCGGTTTATGGTCGCGCCAGCGGTCGATTCGATTTCAATCAGAAGCTGACGAGTGTGAAATGGGGGGCAGGATATACCAGCAGTCGACAGTCAGCCGTATTGGATCACGATACGATCTCGTATATAACTAGTCTGGGGTATGCCGATCGGCTCGAAGTGCGCGATAGACTGGTGATATTGGAGGGAGATCGTCGCGACTGGACTTCCGGTCTGGGAATCACGCAAGTATTGGGTAAAAATTCGCTGGCCACTCTGGATTTTGGCTATACCCACAGCAGTGGATTTCTGGAAAATCCATATAAGGCAGTCACAACCATTTTTATCGATCCGGATCTGATCAGTCCTGATCCGAATGCGCTGCTCAGGGGAGATTTGCGCGCTCTGCTCGAACAGCGTCCCGACCTGCGCAATCAATTTGGATTCAGCAGTAAACTGGTCCAGTATATTCAACCGCTTGATGCCGCGTGGCATATCAATTATAAATTTTCATTCGATGACTGGGGCATTCACAGCCACACGTTTGAAAGTGACTGGGTCCAGCCGCTGACAAGCGGCTGGACTATCACACCACGGATTCGCTATTACTCACAAGACTCCGCTAATTTTTATACACCCTACATGATCTCGAACCAGCCTTTTATAAAAGGAACTGTTGGGGAAGATGGTGAAATCACTAATACTTTTTTTGATTTGAATAAACTGCCGAAAAATTTTTCAAGCGATCATCGCTTATCAGATTTTGGGGCGTTAAGTGGTGGCGTCACTCTCAGCAAACGATTTGCGCGCGGGGTGGCGCTGGAAGCCGGGTTTGAATACTACACTCGTGCGAGCAGCTTGAAGCTGGGGGGGGGCGGCAACAGTGGCTTTGCTGATTTTGATTACTATGTTGCCAATGCGGCTATCAAACTTGACATGGATGCCATTCGTTTCAACCGTGAACAGCATGGTCATCATAAGACGGCGGACACCCATGCAGATATGCACCGGCATAATCTCTCTCCTCTGCCAGCAGGCATTATGTTCGGGCATATGCTGGATAAGGCGGGTGACTTCATGCTTGGCTATCGTTTCATGTACACCCGCCAGAGTGGCGGCATGCGCCACAACACACACAGGGCCAATGATCAGGAAATCGTCAATGGAGGATGCAGTCCGGGTCTGTGCACTTTCACCCCTGCCTACATGGATATGCGCATGCACATGCTCGATATCATGTATGCCCCAACCGGCTGGTTGAATCTGATGCTGATGCCACAGTTCATGGATATGGAAATGAATCTGCGTGAACTGAAAGATCGACCTCCGCCTGTGCTTGGCGCGCACGAGCATGTTGGTACACCACATCAAACCGGTGCAATTGGTGACGTAATCGCCATGTCTCTTTTCCGGTTATTGGATTTACCTGACCATAAACTTCATCTGGGGCTGGGCGTTAGCGCACCTGCCGGCAATACCAGGCTGAGGTTGAGACGGATCGCCCAAAATGAGGGGGGACTGATTCATTTTGATATGCAGCAGGGTAGTGGTACCTGGGACTTTCTGCCTAATTTGACTTATACCGGAAACGCTACTCGCTGGTACTGGGGTGCGCAGCTCTCCGGCACTAAACGGATGGAACGCCGGAATGACTCCGGTTACCGGCTGGGTGATATTTTTCAAGCCTCTGCCTGGGGGGGCTTTCATCTGACTGACTGGCTTGCGGCTACGGTGCGAGGACAATACAGACAGCAGGGAAGAATCCAGGGAGATTTTAATTCATTTAATGGTCGTATCGGTCCGATGGATTTTCCCGGAAATCAGGGGGGGCGATTTTGGGATATAGGATTTGGTATCAATGCTTCGGTTCCCAAAGGAAAATTCTCTGGCAATCATTTTTCAGTTGAATGGCTGCAGCCAGTAAGCCAGGATTTTAATGGCTTTCAGCTCAATCGCAAGGGGACATTGAATGCTACCTGGAGTTACCACTTCTAA
- a CDS encoding DUF4266 domain-containing protein, which produces MNIYLMGRWLCLLLVVGVLTGCVQVAAWERGNLAKPQMALEPHPLQANTRAHNYSSREAGANAHSDGGGGGCGCY; this is translated from the coding sequence ATGAACATCTATCTTATGGGAAGGTGGCTATGCTTGCTGCTAGTCGTCGGTGTCCTTACGGGATGTGTACAAGTAGCCGCCTGGGAGCGGGGCAATCTGGCCAAGCCCCAGATGGCGCTTGAGCCTCATCCCTTACAGGCGAATACGCGCGCGCATAATTACAGCAGTCGGGAGGCCGGTGCGAATGCCCATTCTGATGGCGGTGGCGGGGGGTGCGGCTGTTACTGA
- a CDS encoding TlpA family protein disulfide reductase, which produces MTGCGWWIRGKYSAVGRELRGLLFCLLLAAIPCFAHFEGNTLPPACHLYQMDGAPVSGWESMRGKVIYIDFWASWCPPCIQSFPFMNQLFADFHERGLEVIGVNLDEKQGDADHFLQKMPPQFTVMFDREKHCAADFNVIAMPSTYLIDKRGFIRHIHRGFRPGETDLMRELIDALLAEAI; this is translated from the coding sequence ATGACCGGTTGTGGATGGTGGATACGAGGGAAATACTCTGCTGTAGGGAGGGAATTACGCGGACTACTGTTTTGTCTGCTGCTGGCGGCGATTCCGTGTTTTGCGCATTTTGAGGGAAATACCCTGCCGCCAGCCTGCCATCTTTATCAGATGGATGGTGCGCCCGTATCAGGCTGGGAATCCATGCGGGGGAAGGTTATCTATATCGATTTCTGGGCATCGTGGTGTCCACCCTGCATCCAGTCCTTTCCCTTCATGAATCAGCTTTTTGCAGATTTTCATGAACGCGGACTTGAGGTAATTGGTGTTAATCTCGATGAGAAACAAGGAGATGCCGATCACTTCTTGCAGAAAATGCCACCACAGTTTACGGTAATGTTTGATCGCGAGAAGCACTGCGCGGCGGATTTCAATGTCATTGCCATGCCGTCTACTTACCTCATCGATAAGCGGGGATTTATCCGTCATATTCATCGTGGCTTTCGTCCCGGTGAAACGGATCTGATGCGCGAGCTGATTGATGCGTTGCTGGCAGAAGCTATCTGA
- the tnpA gene encoding IS200/IS605 family transposase: MDYRYGSHTVFKIQYHFVFVTKYRYKVLRGDIGLKVRELIRQTCEAFEIEILKGVVSQDHIHVLVSAPPNMAPSEIMRRIKGRTSTKLFESFPDLKKRYWGRHFWARGYFCVTSGELTEEMIQNYLEHHFEPKGDDNFSTES, from the coding sequence ATGGACTATCGTTATGGAAGTCACACAGTTTTCAAGATACAGTACCATTTTGTATTTGTAACAAAATATCGCTATAAGGTACTGAGAGGTGACATAGGGCTGAAGGTCAGGGAACTGATAAGGCAGACGTGCGAGGCATTTGAAATAGAAATTCTGAAAGGTGTTGTCAGTCAGGATCATATACATGTATTGGTATCTGCGCCACCAAACATGGCGCCCAGCGAAATAATGAGGCGCATCAAAGGCAGAACTTCTACGAAGTTGTTTGAAAGTTTTCCGGACTTAAAAAAACGCTACTGGGGGCGCCATTTTTGGGCGCGAGGGTACTTTTGTGTAACATCAGGAGAGCTGACAGAAGAGATGATCCAAAACTATTTGGAGCATCATTTTGAACCTAAAGGTGATGATAATTTCAGTACCGAAAGCTAA
- the alaS gene encoding alanine--tRNA ligase produces MKSSEIRQKFLGFFESHGHAVISSSSLVPGKDPTLLFTNAGMVQFKDIFLGKETRSYVRATSAQRCVRAGGKHNDLENVGYTARHHTFFEMLGNFSFGDYFKRNAILFAWEFLTTTLCIPEEKLWVTVYAEDDEAADIWLNEVGVPPARFVRIATSDNFWQMGDTGPCGPCSEIFYDHGSEIAGGPPGSENADGDRFIEIWNLVFMQYNRDSEGVLHPLPKPSVDTGMGLERIAAVMQGVHSNYEIDLFQDLIQAAAKATRTTDLTHNSLKVISDHIRACAFLIADGVIPGNEGRGYVLRRIIRRAIRHGYQLEQKQPFFHLLVNALVECMGQAYPELLATKAHVEMVLKQEEERFAETLENGMQILEAELAKEKKQLAGEVVFRLYDTFGFPVDLTADIARERGIGIDQTGFEAAMMQQRERARASGKFSMQSGIRYHGVLTQFHGYDSLQQEAMIQAVYKQDIPADFVEAGEEAMIVLDHTPFYAESGGQAGDSGELLSSSGTFVVTDTQKLQSHVFAHKGVLGHGRIVVGDKIIARVDAQKRASTACNHSATHLLHAALRQVLGQHVTQKGSLVNANRLRFDFSHYHAMQPDEIHAVENIVNAQIRQNHEVATRLMAYDEAVKQGAMALFNEKYEDEVRVVAMGDFSTELCGGTHVARCGAIGYFRMVAESGIAAGIRRIEALTGEAALEHTQQQERELREAAGLLKVSPQEMTVKLAQMLDHVKQMEKELGTLQSKLASLQGASLIDQAQSVKGINVLAIALDNANSKNLREMLDNFKSRLKPCVVVLGVVENTKVSLIAGVSEELTGQLKAGDLINFVAQQVGGKGGGRGDMAQAGGTLPENLPQALASVAGWVERNT; encoded by the coding sequence ATGAAAAGCAGTGAAATCAGGCAAAAATTTCTGGGATTCTTTGAGTCACATGGGCACGCCGTCATTTCGTCCAGTTCACTAGTGCCAGGAAAGGATCCCACGCTGCTTTTTACCAATGCGGGTATGGTGCAATTCAAGGATATTTTTCTTGGCAAGGAAACCCGATCCTATGTTCGCGCCACCAGCGCCCAGCGTTGTGTGCGTGCCGGTGGTAAGCACAACGATCTTGAAAATGTCGGTTATACCGCGCGCCATCATACCTTTTTTGAAATGTTGGGTAATTTCAGCTTCGGTGATTACTTCAAGCGTAATGCCATTCTGTTTGCCTGGGAATTTCTAACCACTACCCTGTGCATTCCTGAAGAAAAACTATGGGTGACAGTTTATGCGGAAGACGATGAGGCTGCCGATATCTGGCTAAATGAAGTTGGAGTCCCCCCTGCGCGTTTTGTGCGTATCGCAACGTCCGATAATTTCTGGCAGATGGGCGATACCGGGCCATGTGGGCCTTGCTCCGAAATTTTTTATGATCATGGTTCAGAAATTGCTGGTGGCCCGCCCGGATCAGAAAACGCGGATGGCGACCGTTTCATCGAAATCTGGAATCTGGTGTTCATGCAATATAACCGGGACAGTGAAGGAGTGTTGCATCCGCTGCCCAAACCTTCGGTCGATACCGGTATGGGGTTGGAACGGATCGCCGCTGTGATGCAGGGGGTGCACAGCAATTATGAGATTGACCTGTTTCAGGATCTAATCCAGGCTGCCGCTAAGGCGACGCGCACCACGGATTTGACCCATAATTCACTTAAAGTAATCAGCGATCATATCCGCGCCTGTGCGTTCCTGATTGCGGATGGCGTCATTCCTGGCAATGAAGGTCGGGGTTATGTATTGCGTCGCATTATCCGCCGCGCGATTCGCCATGGTTATCAGCTGGAGCAAAAACAGCCGTTTTTCCATTTGCTGGTAAATGCGCTGGTTGAGTGCATGGGGCAGGCTTACCCCGAATTGCTGGCAACCAAAGCGCATGTCGAGATGGTGCTGAAGCAGGAAGAGGAACGTTTTGCGGAAACACTGGAAAATGGCATGCAGATCCTGGAAGCAGAGCTTGCCAAAGAAAAAAAGCAGCTTGCGGGCGAGGTGGTGTTCCGTTTGTACGATACCTTTGGTTTCCCGGTTGATCTGACGGCAGATATTGCCAGGGAACGCGGTATCGGTATCGATCAGACCGGATTCGAGGCAGCGATGATGCAACAGCGGGAGCGTGCCCGTGCCAGCGGTAAATTCAGCATGCAATCCGGCATTCGCTACCATGGTGTGCTGACGCAGTTTCATGGTTATGATTCACTGCAACAGGAAGCCATGATCCAGGCAGTTTATAAGCAGGATATCCCCGCTGATTTTGTCGAGGCGGGTGAGGAAGCCATGATCGTGCTGGACCATACCCCTTTTTATGCTGAGTCCGGTGGGCAGGCAGGGGATAGCGGCGAGCTGTTGTCTAGTAGCGGCACCTTTGTGGTGACGGATACGCAGAAATTGCAGTCGCACGTTTTTGCCCATAAGGGTGTGCTTGGCCATGGGCGAATTGTTGTGGGTGACAAGATAATTGCCAGAGTGGATGCGCAAAAACGTGCCAGCACGGCCTGCAATCATTCTGCCACCCATTTGCTGCACGCTGCGCTGCGGCAGGTGTTGGGTCAGCATGTAACGCAAAAAGGTTCGCTGGTTAATGCCAATCGATTGCGTTTTGATTTTTCTCATTATCACGCCATGCAGCCAGATGAGATTCATGCCGTCGAGAACATTGTCAATGCGCAGATCCGGCAGAATCATGAAGTAGCAACACGGCTGATGGCCTATGATGAGGCAGTGAAGCAAGGTGCGATGGCACTTTTCAACGAGAAATATGAGGACGAAGTGCGTGTGGTGGCGATGGGGGATTTTTCGACAGAATTGTGCGGTGGCACGCATGTTGCCCGTTGCGGCGCAATCGGATACTTCCGAATGGTTGCCGAATCCGGTATCGCCGCCGGTATTCGCCGTATCGAAGCACTGACCGGAGAAGCCGCTCTTGAGCATACCCAGCAACAGGAACGGGAATTACGGGAAGCGGCTGGTTTGCTAAAAGTATCTCCCCAGGAAATGACTGTCAAGCTGGCGCAGATGCTGGATCATGTTAAACAAATGGAGAAAGAGCTCGGCACGTTGCAATCGAAGCTGGCAAGCCTGCAAGGTGCATCATTGATCGATCAGGCACAGTCGGTCAAAGGAATCAACGTGCTGGCGATTGCGCTGGATAATGCGAATAGCAAAAACCTGCGTGAGATGCTTGATAATTTCAAATCCAGGTTAAAACCTTGTGTTGTCGTGCTCGGAGTGGTTGAAAATACTAAAGTCAGTTTGATTGCAGGGGTTTCGGAAGAATTAACCGGCCAGCTCAAAGCGGGTGACCTGATCAATTTCGTTGCGCAGCAAGTCGGTGGTAAGGGCGGTGGGCGTGGCGACATGGCGCAGGCTGGCGGTACACTCCCCGAAAATCTGCCACAAGCGCTTGCCAGTGTTGCGGGTTGGGTGGAGCGAAATACATGA
- the recX gene encoding recombination regulator RecX has product MNNQPGLMARALKLLAQREHSRLELQTKLAEHAPTPDVLTSLLDSLEQRNLLSDERAVEQILHSRRKRYGSRRIVFELQEKGIADHLIAAALEDLKATEFSSAQAIWSKKFGVAPASHAERGKQERYLAGRGFSFDVIGQVLIKAEKTRHQD; this is encoded by the coding sequence ATGAATAACCAGCCTGGATTGATGGCGCGGGCCCTGAAACTATTGGCGCAGCGCGAGCACTCCCGGTTGGAATTGCAGACGAAGCTGGCCGAACATGCCCCAACACCTGATGTATTGACCAGCCTGCTGGATTCACTTGAGCAGCGTAATTTACTTTCAGATGAGCGAGCAGTAGAGCAGATTTTACATTCGCGCAGAAAGCGCTATGGCAGCAGGCGCATCGTGTTTGAATTGCAGGAAAAAGGTATTGCCGATCATTTAATCGCCGCTGCACTGGAAGATCTTAAGGCCACGGAATTTTCCAGTGCGCAGGCAATATGGAGCAAAAAATTTGGGGTCGCACCGGCCAGTCACGCGGAGCGCGGTAAGCAGGAGCGCTATTTGGCGGGTAGAGGTTTTTCATTTGACGTAATTGGTCAGGTGCTGATTAAGGCAGAAAAAACACGTCATCAGGATTGA
- the recA gene encoding recombinase RecA: MDENRNKALSAALAQIEKQYGKGSIMRMGDSDIARDIQVVSTGSLGLDIALGVGGLPRGRVIEIYGPESSGKTTLTLQVIAEMQKIGGTAAFIDAEHALDPQYAQKIGVHVQDLLISQPDNGEQALEITDMLVRSGSVDVVVVDSVAALTPRAEIEGEMGEPQMGLQARLMSQALRKLTANIKRTNTMVIFINQIRMKIGVMFGSPETTTGGNALKFYASVRLDIRRTGSIKRGEEIIGNETRVKIVKNKVAPPFKQAEFDILYGEGISRESEIIELGVLHKLIEKSGAWYAYNGEKIGQGRDNVRDYLKAHKTLAQEIEAKIRTAVGLVEANQPEQSSVAS; this comes from the coding sequence ATGGACGAAAATAGAAATAAGGCGCTTTCTGCTGCGCTGGCTCAAATCGAAAAACAGTATGGCAAAGGGTCGATCATGCGCATGGGCGACAGCGATATTGCCAGGGATATTCAGGTGGTTTCGACCGGATCGCTGGGGTTGGACATTGCGCTGGGTGTGGGTGGGTTGCCGCGCGGACGGGTAATCGAGATTTATGGGCCGGAATCATCCGGAAAAACAACGCTGACGTTACAGGTGATTGCCGAAATGCAGAAGATAGGCGGGACAGCGGCCTTTATCGATGCGGAGCATGCTCTGGATCCACAATATGCGCAGAAAATTGGCGTGCATGTGCAGGACCTGCTGATTTCACAACCGGATAACGGTGAGCAGGCGCTCGAAATTACCGATATGTTGGTACGCTCCGGATCGGTCGATGTGGTGGTCGTGGATTCAGTAGCCGCGTTGACGCCACGCGCCGAGATCGAAGGTGAAATGGGAGAGCCGCAGATGGGGCTTCAAGCGAGACTGATGTCTCAGGCGCTGCGTAAATTGACCGCGAATATCAAGCGTACCAACACAATGGTTATTTTTATCAATCAAATTCGTATGAAAATCGGGGTAATGTTTGGCAGCCCCGAGACTACTACTGGCGGCAATGCGTTAAAATTTTATGCTTCCGTGCGGCTGGATATTCGTCGAACCGGTTCGATTAAACGCGGAGAAGAAATCATTGGTAACGAGACGCGCGTCAAGATTGTCAAAAACAAAGTAGCGCCACCATTTAAACAAGCTGAATTTGATATTCTCTACGGTGAGGGAATTTCGCGCGAAAGTGAAATCATCGAGCTGGGGGTGCTGCATAAGCTGATTGAAAAATCGGGTGCCTGGTATGCCTATAATGGCGAGAAAATCGGGCAGGGCAGGGACAATGTGCGTGACTATTTAAAAGCGCATAAAACTCTGGCACAGGAAATTGAAGCTAAAATTCGCACGGCTGTCGGATTAGTCGAAGCTAATCAACCGGAGCAATCTTCGGTTGCATCATGA
- the adk gene encoding adenylate kinase: protein MRIILLGAPGAGKGTQAVFIRDHFAIPQISTGDILRQAVKEGTKLGMMAKKIMDSGSLVPDDIIINLMRERISQPDCHNGFLFDGFPRTIPQADALKAAMIAIDYIVEIDVSDAEIINRLSGRRVHPASGRVYHIVFNPPKQPDVDDVTGETLVLRDDDKEETVRKRLEVYHSQTRPLIDYYSSWSASGEANAPTYVKVTGMGDFLTIRNNIIAALK, encoded by the coding sequence ATTCGCATTATTCTGCTAGGCGCACCGGGAGCCGGAAAAGGCACGCAGGCAGTCTTTATCCGGGACCATTTCGCTATACCACAAATTTCCACTGGCGATATACTTCGTCAGGCTGTCAAGGAAGGTACCAAGTTGGGAATGATGGCCAAGAAAATCATGGATTCCGGGTCGCTTGTGCCGGATGATATTATCATTAATCTGATGCGGGAGCGGATCAGTCAGCCTGACTGCCACAATGGCTTCCTGTTTGATGGATTTCCTCGAACCATACCGCAGGCCGATGCGCTTAAAGCCGCGATGATCGCCATCGATTATATCGTCGAGATTGATGTATCAGATGCCGAGATCATCAACCGCCTCTCCGGACGTCGGGTTCACCCAGCCTCTGGTCGGGTTTATCACATTGTTTTCAACCCGCCCAAACAGCCTGATGTGGACGATGTAACTGGAGAAACACTGGTGCTGCGTGACGATGATAAGGAAGAAACTGTCCGCAAACGACTGGAAGTCTATCACAGCCAGACCAGACCGCTCATCGACTATTATTCCAGCTGGTCAGCAAGCGGTGAAGCAAACGCCCCCACTTATGTCAAAGTAACCGGCATGGGCGATTTCCTGACCATTCGAAACAATATCATTGCCGCGCTTAAGTAA